GCGGACGTGCACCTGCTCGATGTTTCACCGCGGGAGTTCCTGCGCCTCGCGCCTCAGCTCCCGGCCGGCTATGCCCGCCGGCTGCGGCACTTCCGGTATGGAGCGGGCACCATCAAGCTCGATTATGCCCTCAGCGCGCCCATCCCGTGGAGCGATCCACGCACGTCGCTCGCAGCCACTGTTCACCTGGGAGGGCCGCTGGCCGACCTTGTTCGCAGCGAGGCGCAGAGCGTGCATGGTCTGCCCGAGCGGCCGTACCTGCTGCTCGCGCAGCACACGCCATTCGATCCCAGTCGCGCGCCGGACGGTCAGCAGACCGCGTGGCTGTACGGGCATGTGCCGGGTGGCTACCACCTGCGACCGGGGGATCTTGATCGCATCGAGGCGCAGATCGAACGGCTCGCACCGGGCTTCCGTGAGGTCGTGCTCGCCCGGCGGGTGACGACCGCGGCCGACGCACAGCGGATGAACCGCAACCTGGTCGGCGGGGACGTGGGGGGTGGCGCGAACACGCTGCTGGGTACCCTGATTCGTCCCACGCTCTCGGCGTCCCCGTACCGTACGCCTCTCAAAGGAATCTACCTGTGCAGTGCCAGCACCCCGCCTGGGGGTGGCGTCCACGGCATGCCCGGGTACCACGCGGCGCTCACGGCGTTGAACGACCAAACCTGAGCCCGGCCGTGTCTCCACCTGGCGTCTCTGACGGGCCGGCACCTGTTCGGGCACAGCGAACCGTGTTCAGCGGAGGCCCATGAACTCCAGTTCACGTGATCGTCGTGGAAGCTCACCATGCCCTTGCCATCCTGAGGCAGTCCACTCATTTCCACAGGAGGCACCATGACGACAGTGACGACGCCGCACGACCTAGATGAGCGAGACGCCCATGGCCACTGAGGGGTCGGAGGTCGAATCCACCGCTACACCAGAGCAGACCGCGGACACTCCGAGTACGGGAGCGCGCATGCCCGTCGCGGAGCGCTCTATGGTGGGGACGCTCGGCCTCGCACTGATGGGGGCCGGGCTGCGCAGCGCCCGGCCCCTTCAGAAGATTGTGCTGGGCAGCGTCGGAGCCGGTCTGGCTGCCATGGCCGCCACCGGCCGCAATCCGCTGGCCACCGCACTGAAGATCCGGCAGACCCCGAGTGGGGACGTGCTGGTGGGCGACGCGGTCACCATCGGCGTGCCGGCCGACGAACTGTACGCCCGCTGGCGCGATCTGGCCTCCCTGCCCCAGCTGATGACGCACCTCCAGCGGGTCGAGGTGCTCGACGAGCGGCGCTCGCGCTGGACGGTATCGGCCCCAACCGGTGAGGTGAGCTGGGAGGCCGAGATCACGACCGATGAGCCCGGCCAGCGGCTCGGCTGGCAGTCGGTGCCGGGGGCCACCATCGACAATGCCGGTGAGGTGCAGTTCCGCCCGGCCCCGGGCGGGCGGGGCACCGAGGTCATCGTGCACCTGACCTACCGGCCACCGGGCGGGACGGCGGGGGCCGTGTTGGCCCGCCTGGCCGGTGAGGAACCGGCGCAACAACTGCGGGATGACCTGATGCGCTTCAAACGCGAGCAGGAACTGGGCTTTGCCCCGACCACCGACGGACAGAGCAGCGGTCGTGCCAACGCGGGGGGCTCCGCATGAAGGCCATCGTCTGGCAGGGGGCTAACCACGTGGGAGTCGAGACCGTGCCGGATCCGACCCTGCTGCTGCCCAGCGACGCCATCGTGAGAATCACGTCGACTGCGATCTGCGGCTCTGACCTGCACCTGCTCGACGGCGTGATCCCGAGTATGGATAGGGGCGACATCCTCGGACACGAGTTCATGGGTGAAGTGGTGGAGGTCGGCCGGGACGTCAAGACGTTGAGGGTCGGTGACCGGGTCGTGGTGCCCTTCAACATCGCGTGCGGCGTGTGCGATCCGTGCCGCCGTGGGCTCTTCAGTGCCTGCGACAACTCCAACCCGAACCACCGCATGGCCGAGGCGCTCTACGGCGCGGTCAGCGGCGGCGGGCTGTTCGGGTACTCGCACATGTACGGCGGGTACGCCGGCGGTCAGGCCCAGTACGTGCGCGTGCCCTTCGCGGATGTGGGGCCACACAAGATCGAGTCGGATCTGCGTGACGAACAGGTGCTGTTCCTGACCGACATCTTCCCGACCGGGTACCAGGCGGCGGAGAACTGCGGCATCGTGCCCGGACGGGATGTCGTGGCCGTCTTTGGAGCGGGGCCCGTGGGGCAGTTCGCGGCGCGGAGCGCCCAGATGCTCGGGGCGGCCCACGTGATCGTCATCGACCGCGTGCCGGAGCGCCTGGCAATGGCGCAGACCGCCGGCTGCCAGACCATCAATTACGAGCAGGATGATGTCCTGGTGGCCCTGCGCGAGGCGACCGGCGGGCGCGGGCCGGATCACGTCATCGACGCGGTCGGCATGGAGGCCCACGGACATGGCCCTGGGGCCCTCGTGGACACCGCCAAACAACGCCTGAAACTCAGCTTCGACCGCATCACGGCGCTGCGCTGGGCGATCCTGAGCTGCGCGAAAGGCGGAACCGTCAGCATGCCCGGCGTGTACGGCGGACTGATCGACAAACTGCCCATGGGCGCGGCCTTTGCCAAGGGCTTGACCTTCAAGATGGGGCAGACGCACACCCAGCGCCATATCGGACCGCTGCTAGGACGTATCGAGGCGGGTGAGATCGATCCGAGCTTCGTGATCACGCACCGGGCGTCCCTCGATCAGGCGCCGGAGTTGTACAAGACCTTCCGCAACAAGCACGACGGGTGCATCAAGGTCGTCCTCGACCCCTGGGCCTAAGCAACGCTGCGGTTCCGGGTCAGCGTTCAGAAGCGGCTCGTTGTAGAGGGAAGGAAAGGTACCTGTATGCCTAAACCGAAGACCACCTTCACCCCACGCGCGGCCACCTCCAAGGAGCAGACCGACGCCAAACGTACGGATCTGCAGCGCACTACCTCCACGCCCGGAGAGGTATTGACCGACACCATGGGCCATCCCGTCAGAGACGACCAGAATTCGCTGCGCGCAGGCGAGCGTGGCCCCACCTTGATGGAAGACTTCCTGCTGCGCGAGAAGATCCATCATTTCGACCACGAACGCATCCCCGAGCGGGTCGTGCACGCACGCGGCGCCGGGGCCCACGGGTACTTCCAACTGGACGAATCGCTCGCCCAGTGCACGACCGCCCCAGTGCTGACCGAGGTCGGCGCGCAGACCCCGGTCTTTGTGCGCTTCTCCACGGTGGCCGGCTCACGCGGCTCCGCCGATACCGCCCGCGACGTCCGAGGCTTCGCCGTAAGGCTGTGCACCCAGCAGGGCAATTGGGACATCGTGGGCAACAACATCCCTGTGTTCTTCATCCAGGACGCCATCAAATTCCCGGACCTGATCCACGCGGTCAAGCCAGAGCCACACAACGAGATCCCGCAGGCCGCCAGTGCGCACGACACCTTCTACGATTTCATCTCCCTGACACCGGAATCCATGCACATGTTGATGTGGGTGCATTCGGATCGGGCCATCCCACGGTCGTTCGACACTATGGAAGGCTTCGGCGTGCACACCTTCCGCCTGATCAACCGTGCCGGGGAATCGCACTTCGTGAAGTTCCATTGGAAGCCCGTCCTGGGCCTGCAGTCGCTGGTCTGGGATGAAGCGCAGAAGATTGCCGGGAAGGATCCCGACTTCCATCGGCGCACCATGTGGGACACGATTGAGCGGGGTGGGCGTCTGGAATGGACCTTCGGCGTCCAGATCTTCACCGCGGATCAGGCGAACGCCTGGGATTTCGACGTGCTGGACGCCACCAAGATCGTGCCCGAGGATCTCGTGCCGGTGCAGCCCGTGGGTCGGCTGGTGCTCAACCGCAATCCCGACAATTATTTCGCGGAAACCGAGCAGGTGGCCTTCATGACCACCAACATCGTGCCTGGTATCGACTTCAGCGATGATCCCCTGCTCCAGGGCCGCAATTTCTCGTATCTGGATACCCAGCTGTCCCGCCTTGGGAGCCCCAACTGGCCAGAATTGCCCATCAACCGCCCCGTGAACCCGGTATCCAACAACCAGCGTGACGGGCACATGCGGCACACCATCAACCCGGGCCGCGTTGCCTACTTCCCGAATGGCCTGGACGGCCCCAACCCTACCCCCGCCGCAGAACAGGGGTTCCAGTCCTTCGCAGCTCCAGTCAACGGAACGAAACTGCGTGTCCGGGCCTCGAGTTTCAGCGATCACTACGG
This sequence is a window from Deinococcus metalli. Protein-coding genes within it:
- a CDS encoding SRPBCC family protein; amino-acid sequence: MPVAERSMVGTLGLALMGAGLRSARPLQKIVLGSVGAGLAAMAATGRNPLATALKIRQTPSGDVLVGDAVTIGVPADELYARWRDLASLPQLMTHLQRVEVLDERRSRWTVSAPTGEVSWEAEITTDEPGQRLGWQSVPGATIDNAGEVQFRPAPGGRGTEVIVHLTYRPPGGTAGAVLARLAGEEPAQQLRDDLMRFKREQELGFAPTTDGQSSGRANAGGSA
- a CDS encoding zinc-dependent alcohol dehydrogenase, which gives rise to MKAIVWQGANHVGVETVPDPTLLLPSDAIVRITSTAICGSDLHLLDGVIPSMDRGDILGHEFMGEVVEVGRDVKTLRVGDRVVVPFNIACGVCDPCRRGLFSACDNSNPNHRMAEALYGAVSGGGLFGYSHMYGGYAGGQAQYVRVPFADVGPHKIESDLRDEQVLFLTDIFPTGYQAAENCGIVPGRDVVAVFGAGPVGQFAARSAQMLGAAHVIVIDRVPERLAMAQTAGCQTINYEQDDVLVALREATGGRGPDHVIDAVGMEAHGHGPGALVDTAKQRLKLSFDRITALRWAILSCAKGGTVSMPGVYGGLIDKLPMGAAFAKGLTFKMGQTHTQRHIGPLLGRIEAGEIDPSFVITHRASLDQAPELYKTFRNKHDGCIKVVLDPWA
- a CDS encoding catalase, which translates into the protein MPKPKTTFTPRAATSKEQTDAKRTDLQRTTSTPGEVLTDTMGHPVRDDQNSLRAGERGPTLMEDFLLREKIHHFDHERIPERVVHARGAGAHGYFQLDESLAQCTTAPVLTEVGAQTPVFVRFSTVAGSRGSADTARDVRGFAVRLCTQQGNWDIVGNNIPVFFIQDAIKFPDLIHAVKPEPHNEIPQAASAHDTFYDFISLTPESMHMLMWVHSDRAIPRSFDTMEGFGVHTFRLINRAGESHFVKFHWKPVLGLQSLVWDEAQKIAGKDPDFHRRTMWDTIERGGRLEWTFGVQIFTADQANAWDFDVLDATKIVPEDLVPVQPVGRLVLNRNPDNYFAETEQVAFMTTNIVPGIDFSDDPLLQGRNFSYLDTQLSRLGSPNWPELPINRPVNPVSNNQRDGHMRHTINPGRVAYFPNGLDGPNPTPAAEQGFQSFAAPVNGTKLRVRASSFSDHYGQARLFWNSMTPVEREHITKSLAFELSKCEVRDVRVRMLVHLREINATLASQVALAIGEQPELEETASPGGQQDSPEETALLGKATSPTTASGGLQTTAGLTMIKDQPLSAKGRTVAVLAAPGVDATQMAQVMHGLQDAGAIGEFIGTRLGTLSDGVVATKTLSNSSPVLFDAVVVPGGEAGVDALLARPEALDFVTETYRHAKPLAVLDGGRRLVEATPVGPVMNNAKDAATLGLFIGDQTLGALVNGLAEHRFWGRPPA